The following is a genomic window from Syntrophorhabdales bacterium.
CTGCTCCCTGACGATATCTACACCGCTGACCATCTCTGTAACCGGATGTTCAACCTGTACCCTGGTATTCATCTCCAGGAAGTAAAATTTCTGTGTCTCCTTATCGAAGATAAACTCGACAGTACCAGCGCTCCGATACCCGATGTTCCGCGCAATGGTTACGCCTGCCGCCCGTATCTGCTGCCTGAGCGCATCAGGTAGGGAAGGTGCAGGCGCCTCTTCGATCACTTTCTGGTAACGCCGCTGCAAGGAGCAGTCCCGTTCGCCCAGATGTATCACATTACCCTGTGCATCCCCAAGAACCTGTACCTCTATGTGGCGCGCGTGTGGAATATATTTTTCGAGGTAGAGCACTTCATCGCCGAAGGCGGTCCTCGCCTCTGCTCCAGCGGTTTCGAATACGGTTGAAAGCTGCGAAGGTTCACTCACGATCTTGATCCCCCGGCCTCCGCCACCGGCCGCGGCTTTGAGAATAACGGGAAAACCTATTTCCCGGGCCCGGTGCTCTGCCTCTCTGATGTTCCTCACTTTTTCAGAACCGGGGATCACGGGAATTCCATAGCTCCTCACCATCTTGCGCGCAAGAAGCTTGTTTCCCATTTCCCTGATGCAATGTTCCGGAGGCCCTACGAAGAGCAGGCCCTGCTCGTCGCAGATTTTTGGCAGGTCCGGATGTTCGGCCAGAAAACCGTAACCGGGATGGATCGCCTGCGACCCGGTACCTTTCGCGGCACAAACTATGGTGCTTATTCTGAGGTAACTCTCCTGGGCGCGGGCCGGCCCAATGCAGACGACGCGGTCAGCCATGCGCGCAGCCATGCTTTCGCGGTCCGCCTCAGACACAGCAAGCACTGCCTCTATACCCAGCGCCCTGCACGCTTTGATAATACGGACCGCTATTTCACCACGGTTCGCGATGAAAAGCCGGGAGATACGCGCCACAACTCTCCTTTCAGGAAAGCCCTGTTTCAGGCTCCACCATGAAGAGCGGCTGCCCATACTCGACCATGTCGTTGGTCTCTACCAGTATCTCTTTTATGCGACCGCGTACCCCCGCTTTTACCGCGGTGAAGACCTTCATGACTTCTATAAGGCACACCGTATCCTCTTCCTTTACAATAGAACCGATTTCAACGTAGTGAGGCGAATCGGGTGCCGGCCTTCTGTAGACTGTGCCCAATAATGGGGCTTTAATAGGGATTTCCTCGCGCCCTGTGGCTGCTTGTGTGGCCTTATCCTTGCCTGCACGCGGTCTGGCAGCCTTTTCTTGTTTCTTTGCAATTGGTGTGGGAACCGGATCGGGGAGGGTGGGTGCAGGTCCCGGGTGTGGAGCATTGACGGGCTTCGGAGTGCTTTCGCATCCACCCTTTTTCACGATCAGCTTCAGTTCACCTGTTTCCAGGTGTAATTCGTCAAACGTGGATTCCTCCACCAGTTTGAGTATCCGGATTATCTCGTCTTGCGTTAGTGTCATAGAACCTCCAATACCAGGATCCAAACTTTCTCAGCCTTAATCTTAACCCATCTTCCGCGCCGCACATATGTGCGATGTTTATCCGAGCCACGCTCTCCGCGTGAAGGTGGTCCTTGCGCCGCGATCCAGCTTCTAGGTAAGACTCTCCATAATTTCTGAAAATGTTGCTGAGTCAACCGCAACGCCGAAGTATTTGTTCATGTTCAGAATGGCTGATTGGTGCTCTTCAAGAGAGAACGCGCCGCAGCAGTCCTCGACGTAAATTATGCGATAGTCAAGGTTGTAGCCGTCGCGAGCGGTGGTTTCCACACACACGTTCGAAGCAACCCCGGTCATGAGCAGTGTTTCTATCCGCCTGGCGCGCAGCACCAGGTTCAGATCGGTCCCGACGAAGCCGCTGAAGCGATGCTTCGTCGTGATGAAATCGCCCACGTGGGGAGCAACCTTGTAAAATTCGGCACCCCATGTTTCCGGCCTGCATATGGGCATTTCTCTCCCCGCCCCTGCCAGCCGGCCAACCCATGAATCCGAATCCGTCCAATTGCTGTGAATAGTCCGTACGAACACAACAGGCATTTCCCACGTGCGGCATTGCTCTACGAAAGGAAGCAGCCGGTCAACCGACTTTTCCACGTGAGAGAGGTCAAAACCTCTTCTTCCGAAGACCCCCTCAGGATGGCAGAAGTCGTTCTGGACATCAACGACGACCAGGGCTGTCCTGCCCGGCTTGATTTGAGCGGCGATTCTCTTCCTCACAGATTCATCAACCATTGCAGACCTCCGCATCATCGCTCCGGATCCGGATATCGAAATCCGAAAGAATGCCCCATATCAGGGATTAACTCCATCTTTATTTTTTTGCGCATCAGTAGCGTTTGTCAACAACATTTTGGGGCCGCAGGCCTTGACAATGGTCCCGTGTTTGAGATACACCCTTTGAAATTACCCGTACTCCGCCATTCTGAACAGACGAAAAAACTTTCCGGAAGGCCACAGAGCAACTATTCCAGGAGGCATACATGAAGATCGACATATTTAACCACATCTCCCCGCGAAAATTTTACGATAAGATGCTGAGTATAGCTCCCAATGCAAAAGATATACACAAACGCATTAGAAATATACCTTGCCTCGTCGATCTGGACGAGCGGTTCAAGATCATGGACCTTTTTGATGATTACGCGCAGATCATATGCCTCTCCTCCCCACTCGAGGTCTTTGGGCCTCCGCCTGTTTCGACAGACCTGGCAAAGCTTGCAAACGATTCAATGGCTGAACTGGTAGCCAAATATCCGGATCGCTTCCCTGGCTTTATCGCGTCTCTGCCGATGAACGATCCTGAAGGACTCCTGAAAGAAACGAGGAGAGCCATCGGCGATCTTGGCGCAGTGGGTGTGCTTGTATTCAGCAACGTGCTGGGCAGGCCTCTCGACAAGCCTGAGACCATGCCACTCTTCGACCTGATGGCCGAACTCGACCGCCCTGTGTGGCTGCATCCCTACAGAACAGCAGAATTTGCCGACTACAAGAGTGAACCGAAAAGCCATTACGAAATCTGGTGGACGTTCGGCTGGCCCTACGAGACCAGCGTGGCCATGGCCCATCTGGTTTTTGCGGGACTTTTTGATCGCCATCCCGATCTCAAGATCATTAC
Proteins encoded in this region:
- a CDS encoding acetyl-CoA carboxylase biotin carboxylase subunit, which codes for MARISRLFIANRGEIAVRIIKACRALGIEAVLAVSEADRESMAARMADRVVCIGPARAQESYLRISTIVCAAKGTGSQAIHPGYGFLAEHPDLPKICDEQGLLFVGPPEHCIREMGNKLLARKMVRSYGIPVIPGSEKVRNIREAEHRAREIGFPVILKAAAGGGGRGIKIVSEPSQLSTVFETAGAEARTAFGDEVLYLEKYIPHARHIEVQVLGDAQGNVIHLGERDCSLQRRYQKVIEEAPAPSLPDALRQQIRAAGVTIARNIGYRSAGTVEFIFDKETQKFYFLEMNTRVQVEHPVTEMVSGVDIVREQIRIAAGEPLSFSQSMVTLTGHAIECRVTAEAPERDFAPSPGKLREWVTPDGPGIRVDTHCYAGYFVPPYYDSLIAKVITHGKDRATAIDRMKYALEHFVIRGIDTVIPFLLFVLNRDEYRKGDVHTKWLEEVLEDYQKK
- a CDS encoding biotin/lipoyl-containing protein, encoding MTLTQDEIIRILKLVEESTFDELHLETGELKLIVKKGGCESTPKPVNAPHPGPAPTLPDPVPTPIAKKQEKAARPRAGKDKATQAATGREEIPIKAPLLGTVYRRPAPDSPHYVEIGSIVKEEDTVCLIEVMKVFTAVKAGVRGRIKEILVETNDMVEYGQPLFMVEPETGLS
- a CDS encoding amidohydrolase family protein; protein product: MKIDIFNHISPRKFYDKMLSIAPNAKDIHKRIRNIPCLVDLDERFKIMDLFDDYAQIICLSSPLEVFGPPPVSTDLAKLANDSMAELVAKYPDRFPGFIASLPMNDPEGLLKETRRAIGDLGAVGVLVFSNVLGRPLDKPETMPLFDLMAELDRPVWLHPYRTAEFADYKSEPKSHYEIWWTFGWPYETSVAMAHLVFAGLFDRHPDLKIITHHLGAMIPYFEGRVGPGWDQLGTRTSDEDYSVLLKKLKKRPFDYFHMFYADTAVFGSKAATVCGLDFFGADKTLFASDSPFDPEKGPAYIRSTIEILDNLPISAENRKKIYEGNARQLLKLG
- a CDS encoding isochorismatase family cysteine hydrolase, coding for MVDESVRKRIAAQIKPGRTALVVVDVQNDFCHPEGVFGRRGFDLSHVEKSVDRLLPFVEQCRTWEMPVVFVRTIHSNWTDSDSWVGRLAGAGREMPICRPETWGAEFYKVAPHVGDFITTKHRFSGFVGTDLNLVLRARRIETLLMTGVASNVCVETTARDGYNLDYRIIYVEDCCGAFSLEEHQSAILNMNKYFGVAVDSATFSEIMESLT